In a single window of the Desulfovibrio sp. ZJ209 genome:
- a CDS encoding polyprenyl synthetase family protein, with the protein MDAASMKELLKRRGVAVELWLASCLDDREMPPRLREAMLYSLQAGGKRLRPVLCITCAELCGLEELRMLPFAGAIEMIHTYSLIHDDLPAMDDDDLRRGKPSNHKAFDEATAILAGDGLLTDAFGAMCRARVPAQPLLAAIAEIAMAAGSSGMVGGQEWDMIHTGRPSISLEELQTMHAMKTGALLRASCVCGALLAEADSAVIDAIGEYGSALGMAFQIADDILDVTADTAVLGKPAGSDAAQGKNTYPSMVGLAQSRELALAQAARAKAALAPFTGREAAFLRALADYTVSRAC; encoded by the coding sequence ATGGACGCCGCGTCCATGAAGGAACTGCTCAAGCGCCGCGGGGTCGCCGTGGAGCTGTGGCTCGCCTCGTGCCTCGATGACCGGGAGATGCCCCCGCGGCTGCGCGAGGCCATGCTCTACAGCCTCCAGGCCGGCGGCAAGCGCCTTCGCCCCGTGCTCTGCATCACCTGCGCGGAGCTGTGCGGCCTCGAGGAGCTGCGCATGCTGCCCTTTGCCGGCGCCATCGAGATGATCCACACCTATTCGCTCATCCATGACGACCTCCCGGCCATGGACGATGACGACCTCAGGCGGGGCAAGCCCTCCAACCACAAGGCTTTTGACGAAGCCACGGCCATCCTTGCCGGCGACGGCCTGCTCACCGACGCCTTTGGCGCCATGTGCCGCGCGCGCGTGCCGGCGCAGCCGCTTCTGGCCGCCATCGCGGAGATTGCCATGGCGGCTGGCTCCTCCGGCATGGTGGGCGGCCAGGAATGGGACATGATCCACACCGGGCGCCCCTCCATCAGCCTTGAGGAACTCCAGACCATGCACGCCATGAAGACCGGGGCGCTCTTGCGGGCCTCCTGCGTGTGCGGGGCGCTCCTCGCCGAGGCGGACAGCGCCGTCATCGACGCCATCGGCGAATACGGTTCGGCGCTCGGCATGGCCTTCCAGATTGCGGACGACATTCTGGACGTGACGGCGGATACCGCGGTGCTCGGCAAGCCCGCGGGCAGCGACGCGGCCCAGGGCAAGAACACCTATCCGTCCATGGTGGGCCTTGCGCAAAGCCGTGAGCTGGCGCTCGCCCAGGCGGCCCGGGCCAAGGCCGCGCTCGCGCCCTTCACCGGGCGGGAGGCCGCCTTCCTGCGCGCGCTCGCCGACTATACCGTGAGCCGGGCCTGCTGA
- a CDS encoding M23 family metallopeptidase, producing MNMPKNGLKREPRLACALTLVLALLLPAGLAHAAPAPQEKPQLAAPEKVARGDAFVAEVVSATPMDGAAFFWRGKRHAVAAREVRDAAGGAPLWRAELMLPAPLGEKAQSLSLGACAGKECGKPEATRTVGLYDRKRPVQRLTVDRKYVAPPPEEAARIKRDREKVAAALAQRLPERQWELPLDRPVPGTVSSLFGLKRVFNGEPRGMHRGLDLRGGEGSPIRACADGVVALVDNLYFSGNAVYINHGDGVFTSYLHMSKPLVKPGEHVKRGQVIGLVGATGRVTGPHLHLGLVVQGESVDPQPLLAPAEQVKPAPAAGGEKK from the coding sequence ATGAACATGCCGAAAAACGGACTCAAACGGGAGCCGCGCCTCGCCTGCGCCCTCACCCTTGTTCTTGCCCTGCTTTTGCCTGCGGGCCTTGCGCATGCGGCGCCGGCCCCGCAGGAGAAGCCACAGCTCGCCGCCCCGGAGAAAGTGGCACGGGGCGACGCCTTCGTGGCCGAGGTGGTCTCCGCTACGCCCATGGATGGGGCGGCCTTTTTCTGGCGCGGCAAGCGGCATGCCGTGGCCGCGCGTGAAGTGCGGGACGCGGCCGGCGGCGCGCCCCTCTGGCGGGCGGAGCTCATGCTGCCCGCGCCGCTCGGGGAAAAGGCGCAGAGCCTCAGCCTCGGCGCCTGCGCCGGCAAGGAATGCGGGAAGCCCGAGGCCACGCGCACGGTCGGCCTCTATGACCGCAAGCGGCCCGTGCAGCGCCTCACCGTGGACAGGAAATATGTGGCGCCCCCGCCGGAAGAGGCCGCGCGCATCAAGCGCGACCGCGAAAAGGTGGCCGCCGCCCTTGCGCAGCGCCTGCCGGAGCGCCAGTGGGAATTGCCGCTTGACCGCCCCGTGCCCGGGACGGTCTCGAGCCTGTTCGGCCTGAAGCGCGTCTTCAACGGCGAGCCGCGCGGCATGCACCGCGGGCTCGACCTGCGCGGCGGGGAGGGCTCGCCCATCCGCGCCTGTGCCGACGGCGTGGTGGCCTTGGTGGACAACCTGTATTTTTCCGGCAATGCGGTCTATATCAATCACGGCGACGGCGTGTTCACCTCCTACCTTCACATGTCGAAGCCGCTGGTCAAGCCCGGGGAGCATGTGAAGCGCGGTCAGGTCATCGGGCTCGTGGGCGCCACCGGCCGCGTGACAGGGCCACACCTGCACCTCGGGCTCGTGGTGCAGGGGGAATCGGTGGATCCGCAGCCGCTGCTCGCGCCCGCGGAGCAGGTGAAGCCGGCGCCCGCGGCAGGAGGCGAAAAGAAATGA
- the dxs gene encoding 1-deoxy-D-xylulose-5-phosphate synthase gives MAQNAAALHLDDIADPAQLLGLSDAELARLAGEVRERIITTVAANGGHLAPSLGVVELTLALLSEFDLNRDKLIWDVGHQAYAHKLLTGRAAEFGSLRRLGGISGFPRPGESPYDHFGVGHSSTSISAALGMAQARDLAGLRHHVIAVIGDGSLTGGEAFEGLNLAGHMGRRLIVVLNDNEMSISPNVGALSLFLSRTLSSRWVRQTRREVLRFLRSIPRIGQKLAIYAMRGEWSFKSFFTPGMLFEAFRFTYIGPVDGHDIPALRRHLQMAAAVEDGPVLLHVRTRKGKGYAPAESDPTRFHGVGLFSPETGEAVAPAGKKSPPAFTRVFGDTLVELAEKDERIIAITAAMPEGTGTDKFRARFPERFVDTGICEQHAVTFAAGLASQGFRPVLAIYSTFLQRGYDQVVHDVCLQNLPVTFCIDRAGLVGADGATHHGAFDIAYLRHIPHMRLLAPRDEDMLRHALKTALAQDGPCAVRYPRGAGVGVERKGAPRVLAIGAGEVLREGADLAIIAAGPCAHAALAAAARIEEEAGKQALVFDPVWLKPLPEGQLAGLARRFDRLLFVEEGARAGGFASAALEYLSDAGLLRGQRIRRLGLEDAFVQHGTQAELRGLQGLDVEGVTSAGLELLRAD, from the coding sequence ATGGCGCAGAACGCTGCGGCCCTCCATCTTGACGACATCGCGGACCCGGCCCAACTGCTCGGCCTCTCGGACGCGGAGCTCGCAAGGCTCGCCGGCGAGGTGCGCGAGCGCATCATAACCACGGTAGCGGCCAATGGCGGCCATCTCGCGCCGTCCCTCGGGGTGGTGGAGCTGACGCTCGCCCTGCTCTCGGAATTTGACCTCAATCGCGACAAGCTCATCTGGGACGTGGGCCACCAGGCCTACGCCCACAAGCTGCTCACCGGCCGCGCCGCCGAATTTGGGAGCCTCAGGCGCCTCGGCGGCATTTCCGGCTTTCCACGCCCGGGGGAAAGTCCCTATGACCATTTCGGGGTGGGGCACTCCTCCACCTCCATTTCCGCGGCCCTCGGCATGGCGCAGGCGCGCGACCTCGCGGGCTTGAGGCACCATGTCATCGCGGTCATCGGCGACGGCTCGCTTACGGGCGGCGAGGCCTTCGAGGGCCTCAATCTCGCGGGGCACATGGGTCGCCGGCTCATCGTGGTGCTCAATGACAATGAAATGTCCATCTCGCCCAATGTGGGCGCGCTGTCGCTCTTCTTGAGCCGCACCCTGTCGAGCCGCTGGGTGCGCCAGACCAGGCGCGAGGTGCTCCGCTTTTTGCGCAGCATCCCGCGCATCGGCCAGAAGCTCGCCATCTACGCCATGCGCGGCGAGTGGAGCTTCAAGTCCTTCTTCACGCCCGGCATGCTCTTCGAGGCCTTCCGCTTCACCTATATCGGCCCCGTGGACGGCCACGACATCCCGGCCCTGCGCAGGCACCTGCAGATGGCGGCCGCCGTGGAGGACGGCCCGGTGCTCCTCCATGTGCGCACCCGCAAGGGCAAGGGCTACGCCCCGGCCGAGAGCGACCCAACGCGCTTCCACGGGGTCGGGTTGTTCAGCCCGGAGACGGGCGAGGCCGTGGCCCCGGCAGGGAAAAAATCCCCGCCGGCCTTTACCCGCGTTTTCGGCGACACGCTGGTGGAGCTCGCCGAGAAAGATGAGCGCATCATCGCCATCACAGCGGCCATGCCCGAGGGCACGGGCACGGACAAGTTCCGCGCGCGCTTTCCCGAGCGCTTCGTCGACACCGGCATCTGCGAGCAGCATGCCGTGACCTTCGCCGCGGGCCTCGCGAGCCAGGGCTTCCGGCCGGTGCTCGCCATTTATTCCACCTTTCTCCAGCGCGGCTATGACCAGGTGGTGCACGACGTGTGCCTGCAGAACCTGCCCGTCACCTTCTGCATCGACCGCGCGGGCCTCGTGGGCGCGGACGGCGCCACGCACCACGGCGCCTTTGACATCGCCTATTTGCGGCACATCCCCCATATGCGGCTTCTGGCCCCGCGTGACGAGGACATGCTGCGCCACGCCCTGAAGACCGCGCTCGCGCAGGACGGCCCCTGTGCCGTGCGCTATCCCCGGGGCGCGGGGGTGGGGGTGGAGCGCAAGGGCGCGCCTCGGGTGCTCGCGATAGGTGCGGGCGAAGTGCTCCGCGAGGGGGCTGATCTCGCCATCATCGCGGCTGGCCCCTGCGCGCATGCGGCGCTTGCGGCGGCGGCCCGCATCGAGGAAGAGGCGGGCAAACAGGCGCTGGTTTTTGACCCGGTGTGGCTGAAGCCGTTGCCGGAGGGCCAGCTGGCCGGGCTCGCGCGCCGCTTCGACCGCCTCCTCTTCGTGGAGGAGGGGGCGCGCGCCGGCGGCTTTGCCTCGGCGGCGCTGGAATACCTGAGCGATGCCGGCCTCTTGCGGGGCCAACGCATCCGCCGCCTCGGGCTTGAGGATGCCTTTGTGCAGCACGGAACGCAGGCCGAGTTGCGCGGGCTTCAGGGCCTCGATGTGGAGGGCGTCACGTCTGCGGGGCTTGAGCTCTTGCGCGCAGACTGA
- the xseB gene encoding exodeoxyribonuclease VII small subunit, which produces MKCKKPPRFEEAMTRLQEIVTALEDGQQPLEQGIALYKEGAALARFCREQLEKARHEISVWQEGEAVPFTGPESEEEEGA; this is translated from the coding sequence ATGAAGTGCAAAAAGCCGCCCCGCTTTGAGGAGGCCATGACGCGCCTCCAGGAAATCGTCACGGCCCTTGAGGACGGCCAGCAACCGCTGGAGCAGGGCATCGCCCTTTACAAGGAAGGCGCGGCCCTGGCGCGTTTTTGTCGCGAGCAGCTTGAGAAGGCGCGCCACGAGATTTCCGTCTGGCAGGAGGGCGAGGCCGTGCCCTTCACGGGCCCAGAGAGCGAAGAGGAGGAAGGGGCATGA
- the tilS gene encoding tRNA lysidine(34) synthetase TilS, translating into MRPDAGPPFPAAPPALGQLPPGLARLSLGVERFCRRKLGLQPGARLLLALSGGADSTALAVILHVVAPRLGLRLSALSVDHGLRPESGEDAGHVKALCHWLDIHCRVCRRDVAACAGKWGCGLEEAGRRVRYALLEEERAAAGADWIVLGHHAGDLAEDVLLRLTRGAGWPGLAGMAAKDEGRHLLRPLLFTPPDRLRALLRRLALPWREDASNASLAFRRNRLRHEVLPQLRRENPALDRTCATLHRLGELDADFWDATLDAALAAQPWEEIEEDGAPALILPRALLAGLHPAARLRLYVRALRAVRSQGGDSGSPGQARGATLLALDEALRERRGNTRFQLPGSVEALVRGGSVRFTKAAQSARKSSSPADVTPSTSRP; encoded by the coding sequence GTGCGCCCCGATGCCGGGCCGCCCTTCCCCGCCGCACCGCCCGCGCTCGGGCAACTGCCGCCAGGTCTCGCGCGCCTCAGCCTCGGCGTGGAGCGCTTCTGCCGCCGCAAGCTCGGCCTTCAGCCCGGCGCCCGGCTTCTGCTCGCCCTCTCAGGGGGCGCGGATTCCACCGCCCTCGCGGTCATCCTGCATGTAGTGGCGCCGCGCCTCGGTCTGCGCCTCTCGGCCCTGAGCGTGGACCACGGCCTGCGCCCCGAAAGCGGGGAGGACGCCGGTCACGTGAAGGCGCTCTGCCACTGGCTCGATATCCACTGCCGGGTATGCCGGCGCGATGTGGCGGCTTGCGCCGGTAAGTGGGGCTGTGGCCTCGAGGAGGCCGGGCGGCGGGTGCGCTACGCGCTGCTGGAAGAAGAACGCGCGGCCGCTGGCGCGGACTGGATCGTGCTCGGCCACCATGCGGGCGACCTTGCCGAGGATGTGCTGCTCCGCCTCACGCGCGGGGCCGGCTGGCCGGGCTTGGCCGGCATGGCCGCGAAGGACGAGGGGCGGCATCTGCTGCGCCCCCTGCTCTTCACGCCGCCCGACAGGCTGCGCGCCCTGCTGCGGCGCCTTGCTCTTCCCTGGCGGGAGGACGCGAGCAACGCGAGCCTCGCCTTCCGCCGCAACCGGCTCAGGCACGAGGTGTTGCCGCAGCTTCGGCGCGAAAACCCGGCGCTGGACAGAACATGCGCCACGCTGCACCGCCTCGGGGAGCTGGACGCGGATTTTTGGGATGCGACGCTGGATGCGGCCCTTGCGGCCCAGCCGTGGGAAGAAATCGAGGAAGACGGCGCCCCGGCCCTCATCCTGCCGCGCGCCTTGCTGGCCGGGCTGCACCCGGCGGCGCGCCTGCGCCTCTATGTGCGGGCCTTGCGCGCCGTCAGAAGCCAAGGAGGCGACAGCGGGAGTCCGGGGCAGGCCCGCGGCGCCACCCTGCTCGCGCTGGACGAGGCCTTGCGCGAGCGCCGCGGCAATACGCGCTTCCAGCTTCCGGGAAGTGTCGAGGCTCTTGTGCGCGGCGGGAGCGTCCGCTTCACAAAAGCCGCTCAGTCTGCGCGCAAGAGCTCAAGCCCCGCAGACGTGACGCCCTCCACATCGAGGCCCTGA
- the xseA gene encoding exodeoxyribonuclease VII large subunit gives MRDETGAGGKEGWDAPLIDDAEPPEAILSVRALTERLRRTLETRYPFVWVRGEVSNLSRPASGHVYFSLKDAEAQLQCVWFRGRQREGRNFDPLTGEVFDGPRPSPLAALANGLELLCAGRVSVYAPRGQYQLVVELVQPAGAGLLAQAFEERKRRLAAAGYFARERKRALPWNPCRVALITSPGGAAIHDFLELAAARGCASQIRLFPVSVQGERAIPEIVAAMQEANAQAWAEVIVLVRGGGSLEDLWAFNEPPVAEAIFHSRLPVLAGIGHEVDVSLADLTADRRAATPSHAAQLLWPLRAELLQRVDDLDMALDRAMALRLERAAHALGLLERGLAWASPARRLERLAERLALLDAALPAAMRRLVDEKARRLDAVERRRRAALTEDGLRAKALRLEMLVAALPRLMGQRMQAARMLLDGLGTRLGRAMTDQLRARTAQLEKLELTLQARDPLAPLERGYALLYRENGALARSVTDFAPGAPVRAQLADGSLGARVEKIVLESGKGQAQ, from the coding sequence ATGCGGGACGAGACCGGGGCCGGTGGCAAGGAGGGGTGGGACGCGCCCCTGATTGACGACGCGGAGCCGCCGGAGGCCATCCTTTCCGTGCGGGCGCTCACCGAGCGCCTGCGCCGCACGCTGGAGACGCGCTATCCCTTCGTGTGGGTGCGCGGTGAGGTGAGCAATCTCTCGCGGCCGGCCTCGGGGCATGTGTATTTCAGTCTCAAGGATGCCGAGGCGCAGCTCCAGTGCGTGTGGTTCCGCGGCCGCCAGCGCGAAGGGCGCAACTTTGACCCGCTCACGGGCGAGGTTTTTGACGGCCCGAGGCCTTCGCCGCTGGCCGCGCTCGCCAACGGGCTGGAGCTTCTCTGCGCCGGCCGCGTCAGCGTCTATGCGCCGCGCGGCCAGTACCAGCTCGTGGTGGAGCTCGTTCAGCCGGCGGGCGCCGGGCTGCTCGCCCAGGCCTTTGAGGAGCGCAAGCGCCGGCTCGCCGCGGCGGGCTATTTCGCGCGGGAGCGCAAGCGGGCCCTCCCGTGGAACCCGTGCCGCGTGGCGCTCATCACCTCGCCCGGCGGCGCGGCCATCCATGATTTTCTCGAGCTCGCGGCGGCGCGGGGCTGCGCCTCCCAGATACGGCTGTTCCCGGTGTCCGTGCAGGGCGAGCGGGCGATACCCGAGATTGTGGCCGCCATGCAGGAGGCCAATGCCCAGGCCTGGGCCGAGGTTATCGTGCTCGTGCGCGGCGGCGGCTCGCTGGAAGACCTCTGGGCCTTCAACGAGCCGCCCGTGGCCGAGGCCATCTTCCATTCCCGGCTGCCGGTATTGGCCGGCATCGGGCATGAGGTGGACGTGAGCCTCGCCGACCTCACGGCGGACAGGCGCGCGGCCACGCCCTCCCACGCGGCGCAGTTGCTCTGGCCGCTTCGGGCCGAACTGCTCCAGCGCGTGGACGACCTCGACATGGCGCTCGACCGCGCCATGGCGCTCAGGCTGGAGCGCGCGGCCCACGCGCTGGGCCTCCTTGAGCGGGGCCTCGCCTGGGCCTCGCCCGCGCGCCGGCTGGAGCGGCTCGCTGAGCGCCTCGCCCTGCTGGATGCCGCGTTGCCGGCCGCCATGCGGCGCCTTGTGGACGAAAAGGCACGCCGCCTGGACGCCGTGGAACGGCGGCGCCGCGCCGCCCTCACCGAAGATGGCCTGCGCGCGAAGGCCCTCAGGCTGGAAATGCTCGTGGCGGCGCTCCCCCGGCTCATGGGCCAGCGCATGCAGGCCGCCCGGATGCTGCTTGACGGGCTCGGCACGCGCCTCGGGCGCGCCATGACCGACCAGTTGCGCGCAAGAACGGCGCAACTGGAAAAGCTGGAGCTCACCTTGCAGGCCCGGGATCCGCTGGCGCCGCTTGAGCGGGGCTATGCCCTGCTCTACCGGGAAAACGGGGCGCTCGCCCGCTCGGTGACGGACTTTGCGCCCGGCGCCCCCGTGCGCGCGCAGCTTGCGGACGGCAGCCTCGGCGCCCGGGTGGAAAAGATCGTGCTGGAATCGGGAAAAGGACAAGCCCAATGA
- the hemA gene encoding glutamyl-tRNA reductase — protein MRQDIVLVGLNHRTAGVDVRERFALAGHCAPETWAVPCADPVAEALILSTCNRVELLGVGADGGAVREHLLRSWAGARQAEPEELAPYLYEYHGAEAVRHLFAVAASLDSMVLGEPQILGQLKQAYRKSVESRATGVILNRLLHKAFSVAKRVRTETAVAANAVSISYAAVELARRIFGDMPKHRALLVGAGEMAELAAMHLLQAGIDEIVVVNRTRERAVELAKRFRGRAAGFEELQARIAEADIIITSTGSPEPVIRARDLRAVLKTRKNRPMFFIDIAVPRDIDPDVNGLDNVYLYDIDDLREVVEENLAGRREEAAKAGAILDEEVALFSRWLESLESQPTIVELVRRGERAAEEELARTLKRLGPLDESQRAAITAMAHAIAHKLNHDPIMFLKEDGMAREGAPARVNLVRRVFGLDAPHGRRGRGA, from the coding sequence ATGCGGCAGGACATCGTTCTTGTGGGCCTGAACCACCGCACCGCCGGCGTGGATGTGCGCGAGCGCTTCGCCCTCGCCGGGCACTGCGCCCCGGAGACCTGGGCCGTGCCCTGCGCAGACCCGGTGGCCGAGGCGCTCATCCTTTCCACCTGCAACCGCGTGGAGCTTTTGGGCGTCGGCGCGGACGGCGGCGCCGTGCGCGAGCATCTTTTGCGCTCCTGGGCGGGGGCGCGCCAGGCCGAGCCCGAAGAGCTTGCGCCCTACCTCTATGAATACCACGGCGCCGAGGCCGTGCGCCATCTCTTCGCCGTGGCCGCGAGCCTGGACTCCATGGTACTCGGCGAACCGCAGATCCTGGGGCAGCTCAAGCAGGCCTACCGCAAATCCGTGGAGAGCCGGGCCACGGGCGTCATCCTCAACCGGCTGCTGCACAAGGCCTTTTCCGTCGCCAAGCGCGTGCGCACCGAAACGGCGGTGGCCGCCAATGCCGTTTCCATCAGTTATGCGGCCGTGGAGCTGGCGCGCCGCATTTTTGGCGACATGCCGAAGCACCGCGCGCTCCTGGTGGGCGCCGGCGAAATGGCGGAGCTCGCCGCCATGCACCTGCTCCAGGCGGGCATCGACGAGATCGTGGTGGTCAACCGCACGCGCGAGCGCGCCGTGGAGCTGGCCAAGCGCTTCCGCGGGCGGGCGGCCGGCTTTGAGGAACTGCAGGCCCGCATCGCCGAGGCGGACATCATCATCACCTCCACGGGCTCGCCCGAGCCCGTCATCCGCGCGCGCGACCTGCGCGCCGTGCTCAAGACGCGCAAGAACCGGCCCATGTTCTTCATCGACATCGCGGTGCCTCGCGACATCGACCCGGATGTCAACGGGCTCGACAACGTCTATCTCTACGATATCGACGACTTGCGCGAAGTGGTGGAGGAAAACCTCGCCGGGCGCCGCGAGGAGGCCGCCAAGGCCGGGGCCATCCTCGACGAGGAGGTGGCGCTCTTTTCGCGCTGGCTGGAGAGCCTGGAAAGCCAGCCCACCATCGTCGAGCTCGTCCGGCGCGGCGAGCGCGCCGCCGAGGAGGAGCTGGCCCGCACCCTCAAGCGCCTCGGCCCGCTGGACGAGAGCCAGCGCGCGGCCATCACGGCCATGGCCCACGCCATCGCGCACAAGCTCAACCACGACCCCATCATGTTCCTCAAGGAAGACGGCATGGCCCGCGAGGGAGCGCCGGCCCGCGTCAACCTCGTGCGCCGCGTCTTCGGCCTCGACGCCCCCCACGGCAGGCGCGGCCGGGGAGCCTGA
- the ccsA gene encoding cytochrome c biogenesis protein CcsA, whose amino-acid sequence MSFADFLAPETSTAITLAVYALAGAAGLIGMLARLPSWRKGACFLAGAAFTCQTLLLALGAHGAHHGGLTLGAYLQMLAWFVLLCGLGLWARFRQEAPLIFAALLGLILFLMSTPWLGQAVPLPASLKGPFFAFHIGALFLSLGLLALAFAAGALFLFLERRIKSKQRMQGIWQDMPALAILDKINAVCALTAFPLYTLGIVAGLFWARPVFGSTLSGDPKEVVSLLVWLLLGVLFHNRLANGWKGRKPARLAVFIFLLSLFSLVVVNVFMETHHAFVRG is encoded by the coding sequence ATGAGTTTTGCTGATTTTCTGGCACCTGAGACCTCCACCGCCATCACCCTGGCGGTCTATGCGCTGGCCGGCGCGGCGGGCCTCATCGGCATGCTCGCGCGGCTCCCATCGTGGCGCAAGGGCGCCTGCTTCCTCGCCGGCGCGGCCTTCACCTGCCAGACGCTCCTGCTCGCGCTCGGCGCGCATGGCGCGCACCACGGTGGCCTCACGCTCGGCGCGTATCTCCAGATGCTCGCCTGGTTCGTGCTGCTCTGCGGCCTCGGGCTGTGGGCGCGCTTCCGGCAGGAGGCGCCGCTCATCTTCGCGGCGCTCCTTGGCCTCATCCTCTTTCTCATGTCCACGCCGTGGCTCGGGCAGGCCGTTCCCCTGCCCGCCTCGCTCAAGGGGCCCTTTTTCGCCTTCCATATCGGCGCGCTCTTTTTGAGCCTCGGGCTCCTGGCCCTGGCTTTCGCCGCCGGGGCGCTCTTCCTCTTCCTCGAGCGGCGCATCAAGAGCAAGCAGCGCATGCAGGGCATCTGGCAGGACATGCCGGCGCTCGCCATCCTCGATAAAATCAACGCCGTCTGCGCGCTCACGGCTTTCCCGCTCTACACGCTGGGCATCGTGGCCGGGCTGTTCTGGGCGCGCCCGGTTTTCGGCAGCACTCTTTCGGGCGACCCGAAAGAAGTGGTGAGCCTGCTCGTCTGGCTCCTGCTCGGCGTGCTTTTCCACAACCGGCTCGCCAATGGCTGGAAGGGCCGCAAGCCCGCCAGGCTCGCCGTTTTCATCTTTCTGCTCTCGCTCTTTTCGCTCGTCGTGGTCAATGTTTTCATGGAAACGCATCACGCCTTTGTGCGCGGATAG